A window from Herbaspirillum sp. meg3 encodes these proteins:
- a CDS encoding helix-turn-helix domain-containing protein, which produces MTQLQAEEVAAAAGKVLRRLRKEMDLTQEKLSFKATIQRNFVSEIELGLKQPSLFTIFKIAQALDVTPHQFVLLVQEQLEEK; this is translated from the coding sequence ATGACTCAATTGCAAGCAGAAGAAGTGGCAGCGGCCGCAGGGAAAGTGCTCAGGCGACTGCGAAAGGAGATGGATTTAACGCAAGAGAAATTGAGTTTTAAGGCAACAATCCAGCGGAATTTCGTATCCGAGATTGAATTGGGGCTGAAACAGCCATCACTGTTTACGATATTCAAGATTGCTCAGGCGCTTGACGTAACGCCACATCAGTTCGTATTGCTGGTCCAGGAACAGCTGGAGGAAAAGTAA
- a CDS encoding DUF6538 domain-containing protein, with translation MSSTRKQSEASTKGVKLPSNLQKIKSGYRFRKSIPADVRHIIKQTEFIRALGKDYRQAVLECAKLEAEVAQMIEAARKKLEVGSTSEQFLKNGKHKVLPGDSPNLSGHAAALFLSGLDADLNKRRTGQLDEAEFADLSQTFDSMLQKANFAIASGNVSAYPQVIHQLLYLQGYDVQATAEQWQTIAYDFVLAAKPGIEALVQRQAGNLLQPDISEFSEKDPGPAWLLDISTRRKPVATAESSPATLSSVVPHYEKHLANYGRKTQTTRLSWWQGLTDFCKDAALSEVTSNDIYNFFESRLDAAEKGWSMKYCNQVRREFKVVFFLAKTKNLCINNPAADVLAMPKIPDIDENNRKKPRFPFTIGQLNNLYASEWYNPDSESFKGKMKWDLSARYWIPLICLYHGLRVREATQIRVSDIVPGEHPLLRIQTEEGSKKDGDSESALPVRRVKNEASKRDVPIHPVLLELGFMGMVSEAKSRGATSPCFPSALPDRDSKHPIWGRAYEQSFLRYVRDKLNFGNGYGNHSFRHTLEDCLRNIQLDDVWPAGLGQFYSGRALPGDRDMDLFRVVGSERHYGTGYIATRVVQYVARIQYDGLKLPKPYKEWLDGKPSVAGNLIVILNRDWGSKWK, from the coding sequence ATGAGTAGTACAAGGAAGCAGTCTGAGGCCTCGACCAAAGGGGTCAAGTTGCCTTCAAATCTTCAAAAAATAAAAAGCGGTTACCGATTCCGCAAAAGCATTCCTGCCGACGTCCGGCACATTATCAAACAGACAGAATTTATACGGGCACTCGGTAAAGATTACCGACAAGCAGTGCTCGAATGCGCAAAACTGGAAGCCGAAGTAGCCCAGATGATTGAGGCCGCTCGCAAAAAACTAGAGGTAGGAAGTACAAGCGAGCAGTTTTTGAAAAACGGGAAGCACAAAGTGCTTCCTGGGGACTCGCCGAATCTCAGCGGCCACGCTGCTGCGCTATTTTTGTCCGGCCTGGACGCAGACCTCAATAAACGACGCACCGGTCAATTGGATGAAGCAGAATTCGCTGACCTATCACAGACCTTCGATTCCATGCTCCAGAAAGCCAATTTTGCCATCGCATCAGGCAACGTCTCGGCTTATCCTCAAGTCATACATCAGTTGTTATATCTACAGGGCTACGACGTTCAAGCCACTGCAGAGCAATGGCAAACGATTGCTTATGATTTCGTGCTAGCTGCGAAACCAGGAATCGAAGCATTGGTACAACGGCAGGCCGGCAACCTCCTTCAGCCAGACATATCCGAATTCTCTGAAAAAGACCCTGGGCCGGCTTGGTTACTCGATATCAGTACCCGTAGAAAGCCTGTCGCCACTGCTGAATCTTCTCCCGCGACACTATCCAGTGTTGTACCGCACTACGAAAAACACCTGGCTAATTATGGTCGTAAGACGCAAACAACGAGACTATCCTGGTGGCAGGGCTTAACAGACTTTTGCAAAGACGCGGCTTTGTCTGAGGTGACATCAAACGACATCTACAATTTCTTTGAAAGTCGTTTGGATGCCGCAGAAAAAGGCTGGAGTATGAAATACTGCAATCAAGTTCGCAGAGAATTTAAAGTGGTTTTTTTTCTGGCGAAGACAAAGAATCTCTGTATAAATAATCCTGCAGCGGACGTTCTCGCCATGCCGAAAATTCCGGATATAGATGAGAATAATCGGAAGAAGCCTCGGTTCCCCTTCACAATCGGGCAGCTAAATAATCTCTACGCATCAGAATGGTACAACCCTGATTCTGAAAGCTTCAAAGGAAAAATGAAATGGGATTTATCCGCTAGGTATTGGATACCTCTCATCTGTCTTTATCACGGCCTGCGCGTGAGAGAAGCGACTCAAATTCGAGTCTCGGATATAGTTCCTGGCGAGCATCCGTTACTTCGCATTCAAACTGAAGAAGGCAGCAAAAAGGACGGCGACTCAGAATCGGCTCTACCTGTCCGTCGCGTAAAAAACGAAGCCTCAAAACGAGATGTGCCGATTCATCCTGTCTTACTTGAGCTTGGCTTTATGGGCATGGTAAGCGAAGCCAAGTCTCGAGGCGCCACCTCTCCATGTTTTCCTTCTGCCCTTCCAGACCGAGACAGCAAACATCCCATATGGGGACGCGCATACGAGCAGAGTTTTCTTCGCTATGTGCGAGATAAATTGAATTTCGGAAACGGCTATGGCAACCACAGTTTCAGACACACGCTTGAAGATTGCTTGCGAAATATTCAACTGGATGACGTCTGGCCCGCAGGTTTAGGTCAGTTCTACTCAGGCCGAGCGTTACCCGGCGATAGAGATATGGATTTGTTCAGAGTAGTAGGTAGCGAACGGCATTACGGAACAGGCTACATCGCCACCCGCGTCGTTCAATACGTGGCAAGAATTCAATACGACGGCCTCAAGCTTCCCAAGCCTTATAAAGAATGGCTCGATGGAAAACCATCTGTCGCGGGCAATCTCATCGTGATTCTGAATAGAGATTGGGGCAGTAAATGGAAATGA
- a CDS encoding glutamate carboxypeptidase, whose amino-acid sequence MKKNHLISLIAALACTTSAASFAQTTPAAQADNALLQAAQKRKDPLIKDLTTLVNIDSGTDDAKGLGQVEAVLAQRLREVGASVEIVAAPPAAGKMVIGKLQGSGTKNIMLMIHFDTVFGVGEAAKRPFKIVGNKAYGPGVADAKGGALLIVYALDIARERGFKDYKTLTVLFNPDEEKSSLGSRDMITKLSADQDYVLVFEPPEADVVTVATNGIAYVHLDVKGRASHAGSAPEAGRNAAVELSNQIIQLKDLGSPTKGTTVNWTVIQAGDRVNIIPEKASATADMRMSDVTEIQRVQADADKIIQKKLIPETDVKVKVENRRPPFSKNAESDRLAATADSIYKELGKSITPVSMRYGTDAGFAYHPETGKPVVLDGMGIVGDRIHSSDEWADLDSIVPRLYLTVRMMEAMGKGK is encoded by the coding sequence ATGAAGAAAAACCATCTGATATCGCTGATCGCTGCTCTGGCGTGCACCACCTCCGCAGCGTCCTTCGCTCAAACCACACCGGCAGCACAAGCTGACAACGCCTTGTTGCAAGCCGCACAAAAACGCAAGGATCCGTTGATCAAGGATCTGACGACGTTGGTCAATATCGATTCCGGCACAGACGATGCCAAAGGTCTCGGACAAGTGGAAGCCGTGCTGGCGCAGCGCCTGAGAGAAGTCGGCGCCAGCGTCGAAATCGTCGCCGCACCACCGGCTGCTGGCAAAATGGTGATCGGCAAATTACAAGGCAGCGGCACCAAGAACATCATGCTGATGATTCACTTCGACACCGTATTCGGCGTTGGCGAAGCCGCCAAGCGCCCCTTCAAGATCGTCGGCAACAAGGCTTATGGTCCCGGCGTAGCCGATGCCAAAGGTGGCGCACTGTTGATTGTCTATGCGCTCGACATCGCACGTGAACGCGGATTCAAGGACTACAAGACACTCACTGTTTTATTCAACCCTGACGAAGAGAAAAGCTCGCTCGGTTCACGTGACATGATCACCAAATTGTCGGCAGATCAGGATTACGTTCTGGTGTTTGAGCCACCGGAAGCTGACGTTGTGACGGTCGCTACCAACGGCATCGCCTACGTCCACCTGGACGTCAAGGGCCGCGCCTCGCATGCAGGCTCCGCACCGGAAGCGGGCCGCAACGCGGCAGTCGAACTGTCCAATCAGATCATCCAGTTGAAGGATCTGGGCAGCCCCACCAAAGGCACCACGGTCAACTGGACCGTGATTCAGGCCGGCGACCGCGTCAATATCATTCCTGAAAAGGCCAGCGCCACCGCCGACATGCGCATGTCCGACGTCACCGAGATTCAGCGTGTGCAAGCCGATGCCGACAAAATTATCCAAAAGAAGCTGATCCCGGAAACCGACGTCAAGGTTAAGGTTGAAAACCGTCGCCCGCCATTCAGCAAGAACGCTGAAAGTGATCGCCTCGCCGCAACCGCAGACAGCATCTACAAAGAACTCGGCAAGTCGATCACGCCGGTCTCGATGCGTTACGGCACCGATGCCGGTTTCGCCTATCATCCTGAAACCGGAAAGCCCGTAGTCCTTGACGGTATGGGCATCGTCGGCGACCGCATCCACTCTTCCGATGAATGGGCCGATCTGGATAGCATTGTCCCGCGCCTGTATCTCACGGTGCGCATGATGGAAGCGATGGGAAAAGGCAAGTAA
- a CDS encoding SDR family oxidoreductase: protein MDLGLQGKIALVCGASKGLGYASAEHLAREGAHVVIVARGQEALDQAAAKLRALGNIKVIAVATDIATPEGRAKALAAVDEIAGEKGHGPDILVNNAGGPPLGDFRDWDREIWLKAIDANMLTPVELIKATVDQMIARGWGRIVNITSSSVKAPRYDLGLSNGARSGLTGFVAGVSRHIAKSGVTINNLLPGSFETDRLRSSFVGSAKLTGETPEEVRVQRMAETPAGRFGDPDEFGATCAFLCSKHAGYINGQNVLMDGGAYPGIF, encoded by the coding sequence ATGGATCTCGGACTACAAGGAAAAATCGCCCTCGTCTGCGGCGCAAGCAAAGGTCTCGGTTACGCCAGTGCCGAACATCTGGCGCGTGAAGGCGCGCATGTCGTCATCGTCGCACGCGGCCAGGAAGCGCTGGACCAGGCCGCCGCCAAACTGCGCGCACTCGGCAACATCAAGGTGATCGCCGTCGCCACTGATATCGCAACACCGGAAGGCCGTGCAAAAGCGCTCGCCGCCGTCGACGAAATCGCCGGCGAAAAAGGCCACGGCCCCGACATCCTTGTCAACAATGCCGGCGGCCCTCCGCTGGGCGACTTCCGCGATTGGGATCGCGAGATCTGGCTCAAGGCTATTGACGCCAACATGCTCACGCCGGTCGAGCTAATCAAAGCCACTGTCGATCAAATGATCGCGCGCGGCTGGGGACGTATCGTCAACATCACCAGCAGCTCGGTCAAAGCACCCCGCTACGACCTCGGCCTGTCCAACGGCGCCCGTTCGGGCCTGACCGGCTTCGTCGCCGGAGTCTCGCGCCATATCGCCAAGAGCGGCGTAACCATCAACAACCTGCTGCCGGGCAGCTTCGAAACCGATCGTCTGCGCAGCAGCTTCGTCGGCTCCGCCAAACTGACCGGCGAAACCCCCGAAGAAGTCCGTGTACAGCGCATGGCCGAAACACCAGCCGGCCGCTTCGGCGACCCGGACGAATTCGGCGCCACCTGCGCCTTCCTCTGCAGCAAACACGCAGGCTATATCAACGGCCAGAACGTGCTCATGGATGGCGGCGCTTACCCAGGTATTTTCTAA
- a CDS encoding sulfite exporter TauE/SafE family protein — MHSLYFTVIVNFFLGGVLGAIGGLFGIGGGLIAIPVLGFLYGMDQQLAQGTALVMIVPNVVIGFWRYKQRNKIELGSALQMAIPAVFMTYFSARFATSIDARSLHLSFALFMVVLAVYYLWTLMRKQKEMIPRARLPQKYIFLMGIAAGASAGFFSVGGAIVAVPGLVGLFGMTQTAAQGLGLAMVTPGTLVALWTYASAGHVDWSIGIPLALGGMLSISWGVALAHHLPERRLRMLFCGALIAIALWMMTHG; from the coding sequence ATGCATTCCTTGTATTTCACCGTAATAGTTAACTTTTTTCTCGGCGGCGTGCTTGGCGCAATCGGTGGTTTATTCGGCATCGGCGGCGGACTGATCGCAATTCCTGTTTTGGGATTTTTGTATGGAATGGATCAGCAGCTCGCACAGGGGACCGCACTGGTGATGATCGTACCGAATGTGGTCATCGGTTTCTGGCGCTATAAACAGCGCAACAAGATTGAACTCGGATCTGCCTTGCAGATGGCGATTCCGGCGGTGTTCATGACGTATTTTTCGGCACGCTTCGCGACGTCGATTGATGCGCGTTCATTGCATTTGTCATTTGCACTGTTTATGGTGGTACTCGCCGTGTACTACTTGTGGACGTTAATGCGCAAGCAGAAGGAAATGATTCCACGCGCACGTCTGCCGCAAAAATACATCTTCTTGATGGGGATTGCCGCAGGGGCATCAGCGGGTTTTTTCAGTGTCGGCGGTGCGATCGTGGCGGTGCCGGGACTGGTTGGACTATTTGGCATGACGCAGACCGCAGCACAAGGTCTGGGCCTGGCGATGGTGACGCCGGGTACGCTGGTGGCGCTATGGACCTATGCCAGTGCGGGACACGTCGACTGGAGTATCGGAATCCCATTGGCGCTGGGCGGTATGTTGAGTATTTCCTGGGGTGTAGCGCTGGCCCATCATTTGCCGGAGCGGCGTTTGCGGATGCTGTTCTGCGGCGCTTTAATCGCCATTGCCCTGTGGATGATGACCCACGGCTAA
- a CDS encoding VOC family protein, giving the protein MKVKRIVANIQTETVDRARSFYRDLLGLDVLMDHGWIATYGSDEQMSVQISFASQGGSGTPTPDLSIEVDDIEAALARVKKMNIPLEYGPADEPWGVRRFYIRDPFGKLINVLAHH; this is encoded by the coding sequence ATGAAGGTCAAGCGCATCGTCGCCAACATCCAAACGGAAACCGTTGATCGTGCCAGATCGTTCTATCGCGATCTTCTCGGACTCGATGTGCTGATGGATCACGGCTGGATCGCCACCTACGGCTCCGACGAACAGATGAGCGTGCAGATCAGTTTTGCTTCGCAAGGCGGTTCCGGCACGCCGACACCTGATTTATCGATAGAAGTAGACGATATTGAAGCTGCCCTGGCACGCGTCAAAAAGATGAACATTCCGCTTGAATATGGCCCCGCCGATGAGCCATGGGGCGTACGCCGCTTCTATATCCGGGATCCCTTCGGCAAACTGATTAATGTCTTGGCGCATCACTGA
- a CDS encoding helix-turn-helix domain-containing protein — protein MAKTGNIPYQAFGELLAKRRNAAGFAKQRELAEALGVTQQTVSRWEKGLGRPISKELLRLEKLVKAQEGELFAAADYKEAPLQAKSELATSYDKPLPLAALTPDTFEIFCTSLLDRLYQPLGGHVHRYGATGHTQHGIDIVAKGPFGTHTFQCKRVVEFGPQKVHSAVAKQTYEADLKVLLLSSVASPNARDAVAMHADWQIWDRDDITRKLHELPLYDRLDLVDRFFHGQRLNLLGIEEPGPIQDEERFFIQFLVQDRFFNHAWALVGRESEIEQVVVAARDEKVLLTCLIGNPGAGKTRVLREISRLLGSEGGLHVRFISPTEEVKAHHLDGLRDRKGVATILVIDDAHDREDLGVLLRHAADPGNRTRLLFSLRPYGVSTLVSQAADVALSGPSVALVQMTLQSKEQARLLAESILRECGAALEAAAEIAEATYTTPLATVLAAQLVARDAISLQLLGKSEEFRRYVLLKLRDEITAKLVSKHEEEKLKAVLSVTALLQPVIPDDPNLVTILTTVYGVSDAEIARLMLLLGQSGVLFKRGIRTRLAPDLLADEFIRWSYLKEDGTVNESFAAIFELANKDHLKNMLVNLGRLDWRLREGATDDSDALRSIEPHLRWHGDYVNRHVQAVEAMAYYQPRLALNFARRLVNEGHGNDTHVCNIIRNASYNYDYIEEGCTLLWKAGKNDNRQLNQEPGHAVRILKELAKYQLHKPVEHVRKVVAFALKLLERPASVTSLYTPFEMLTGPLETEFQSTSYSKSTFTISRYRVALKNVQQLRDDVTNALLDFLKLGRDRRAFLAAQTWQSALSGAIPSDSSVDEWAAEHGKNLAAISKLVNETYMPPVVLVRLAQSLRWHAFHGRPETSVLAKPILELLHRDLTTRLTRALIDGWGMETWDIGDSLTRSGYEEERQTLVAEIVKAYQGPSALFEVVNSCLDEMSAIARGYGSPYIFVGYLLEASPAFAEEIVARNFEGKAEHLALHVGRALSIVIASGAPDTVSKYVQRSKDSSKELSQLAEAYASYVPKGPYRPDEVALFERIMSSDDESVLLPATFLVQQVASTNPGLAVELICKVDFTVSTRVTHDCLMWVAGGQTIPQEIVSSMRTRLLEKLVSLKELDDHWVKAFLSSSVKEDSTAVMQFIRARMVECEHHGTWRFTPLHKEYGGAEDGIGFNESENGLRHLVEFLDWGLKNTTQDGSLPRIGEVVAGMWGSYDEVMLNALLTWMAAGDRERALVVGLILRESQNSFVYEFPEFLRKLLNAAELIDDEALDAVRSSIVAATNTGVRHGTPGEPFPQDVKLEKHCLEVLSTLSRVEPAYELYDSLLKDARYSMAHERRTSRYLDEEDD, from the coding sequence GTGGCTAAAACAGGCAACATCCCATATCAAGCATTTGGCGAGTTATTGGCAAAACGCCGGAATGCGGCGGGCTTCGCGAAGCAACGGGAGTTGGCTGAGGCCTTGGGCGTAACTCAGCAGACGGTCAGTCGGTGGGAAAAAGGGTTAGGCAGACCTATATCTAAAGAGCTTCTCCGACTGGAGAAGCTGGTCAAGGCGCAGGAGGGGGAGCTTTTCGCAGCTGCCGACTATAAAGAAGCACCTCTCCAAGCGAAGAGCGAATTGGCGACTTCTTACGATAAGCCTCTCCCCTTGGCTGCATTGACGCCAGATACCTTTGAGATTTTTTGCACCTCTCTCTTGGACCGTCTCTATCAGCCCTTGGGAGGGCATGTTCATCGATACGGCGCAACAGGGCACACTCAACACGGCATAGATATCGTGGCTAAGGGGCCATTTGGGACGCACACATTCCAATGTAAAAGGGTTGTGGAATTTGGGCCGCAAAAAGTTCATAGCGCAGTTGCGAAACAGACATATGAAGCCGACCTGAAGGTGCTCCTATTGTCGAGTGTAGCCAGCCCCAACGCGCGAGATGCGGTGGCGATGCACGCAGACTGGCAAATCTGGGACCGCGACGACATTACTCGCAAGCTCCACGAGCTGCCACTTTACGACCGACTAGACTTAGTCGACCGATTTTTCCATGGCCAACGATTGAACCTGTTAGGCATTGAGGAGCCAGGGCCGATTCAGGACGAGGAGCGATTTTTCATTCAATTCTTGGTTCAAGACAGGTTCTTTAACCACGCTTGGGCTCTGGTCGGTCGGGAAAGTGAGATTGAACAGGTAGTCGTCGCAGCACGAGATGAAAAAGTCCTACTCACTTGTCTGATTGGGAACCCGGGGGCAGGAAAGACACGTGTTCTTCGGGAGATTTCTCGGCTGCTTGGTAGCGAAGGAGGACTCCATGTTCGATTCATCTCCCCGACAGAGGAAGTGAAAGCTCATCATTTGGATGGTCTGCGCGATAGAAAAGGCGTAGCTACCATCCTGGTCATTGATGATGCCCATGATAGAGAGGATTTGGGCGTATTGCTCCGCCATGCCGCTGACCCGGGAAATCGAACTCGGCTGCTGTTTTCGCTTCGTCCTTATGGTGTTTCCACTCTGGTCAGCCAAGCGGCCGATGTGGCGCTTTCGGGGCCGTCGGTAGCGCTTGTTCAGATGACGTTGCAGTCAAAGGAGCAGGCTAGATTGTTGGCCGAGTCAATATTGAGGGAGTGCGGAGCAGCGTTAGAGGCTGCTGCCGAAATTGCCGAGGCAACATACACAACACCGTTGGCAACAGTTCTAGCCGCTCAGTTGGTCGCACGAGATGCAATATCTTTGCAGTTGCTTGGAAAAAGTGAAGAGTTTCGTCGATATGTGCTGTTGAAGCTGCGAGACGAAATAACAGCGAAATTGGTGTCTAAGCACGAGGAAGAAAAGCTAAAAGCTGTGCTCAGCGTCACAGCTTTACTGCAGCCAGTGATTCCTGATGACCCGAATTTGGTCACAATACTCACGACGGTCTACGGAGTATCGGACGCAGAGATTGCACGTCTGATGCTTCTGTTGGGACAGTCAGGCGTTCTGTTCAAGCGAGGTATCCGCACGCGATTGGCGCCCGACCTGCTCGCGGATGAGTTTATTCGGTGGAGCTATTTGAAAGAGGATGGAACGGTAAACGAAAGCTTTGCGGCGATATTTGAGCTTGCAAATAAAGACCATTTGAAGAATATGCTCGTCAATCTTGGGCGATTGGATTGGCGGCTGCGGGAAGGGGCGACTGACGATAGCGATGCGCTACGTAGCATTGAGCCGCATCTTCGCTGGCATGGTGACTATGTAAATCGGCACGTTCAGGCGGTGGAGGCGATGGCCTACTATCAGCCTCGCTTGGCTTTGAACTTTGCACGCAGGCTTGTAAATGAAGGGCACGGCAATGACACTCATGTGTGCAATATAATTCGTAACGCTTCCTACAACTACGACTACATTGAAGAGGGATGCACGTTACTTTGGAAAGCGGGTAAGAATGACAATCGGCAGCTCAATCAAGAACCTGGTCATGCGGTCCGGATTCTGAAGGAGCTGGCTAAGTACCAGCTGCATAAGCCGGTAGAGCATGTACGTAAAGTGGTTGCTTTTGCCTTGAAGCTTCTGGAGCGTCCCGCCTCAGTGACATCCCTATATACCCCGTTCGAGATGTTGACAGGGCCATTGGAAACAGAGTTTCAATCCACCTCATACTCAAAATCGACCTTCACCATCAGCCGCTATCGAGTTGCGTTGAAGAATGTGCAGCAGTTGAGAGATGACGTCACGAACGCGCTTCTGGATTTCCTAAAATTGGGGCGCGACAGGCGAGCATTTTTGGCAGCGCAGACCTGGCAGAGCGCTCTGAGTGGAGCGATACCTAGCGATTCATCGGTCGATGAGTGGGCGGCCGAGCATGGAAAAAATCTGGCAGCAATAAGCAAGTTGGTGAACGAGACGTATATGCCACCGGTAGTGCTTGTAAGGTTGGCGCAGTCGCTCCGCTGGCATGCATTCCATGGAAGGCCTGAAACGTCAGTCCTCGCAAAACCAATTCTGGAACTTCTTCATCGCGATTTGACGACTCGGCTGACGCGCGCCCTCATCGATGGTTGGGGCATGGAGACATGGGATATCGGCGATTCACTCACCAGGTCAGGTTATGAAGAGGAGCGTCAGACGTTGGTCGCGGAAATCGTGAAGGCCTATCAAGGCCCATCCGCACTATTCGAAGTGGTGAATTCTTGCCTGGATGAGATGAGCGCCATCGCTAGAGGATATGGAAGTCCATATATCTTTGTTGGATATCTATTGGAAGCTTCTCCAGCCTTTGCAGAGGAGATTGTTGCTCGAAACTTCGAAGGCAAAGCGGAACATCTGGCTTTGCACGTTGGGCGCGCACTGAGTATCGTCATTGCCTCAGGTGCTCCCGACACGGTCAGTAAATATGTTCAAAGGTCCAAAGATTCATCAAAGGAATTGTCGCAGCTGGCGGAGGCCTATGCGAGTTACGTGCCGAAAGGTCCGTATCGACCGGATGAAGTCGCGCTTTTCGAACGAATCATGTCGTCCGATGATGAATCCGTTTTGTTGCCAGCGACATTCTTGGTGCAACAAGTCGCTTCAACGAATCCAGGCCTGGCAGTCGAATTGATTTGTAAGGTCGATTTCACGGTGTCGACGCGCGTCACCCACGATTGTCTGATGTGGGTCGCGGGTGGACAAACAATTCCGCAGGAGATAGTTAGCAGCATGCGGACACGTTTGTTGGAAAAGCTTGTGAGTCTTAAGGAACTGGACGACCATTGGGTGAAAGCCTTCTTGAGTTCATCCGTCAAAGAAGACTCTACAGCCGTGATGCAATTTATTCGTGCTCGCATGGTTGAGTGTGAGCACCATGGTACTTGGCGCTTCACTCCACTTCATAAGGAATATGGCGGAGCTGAAGATGGAATCGGATTTAACGAGAGCGAGAATGGATTACGGCACTTGGTTGAGTTCCTAGACTGGGGCTTGAAGAATACTACGCAAGACGGCAGCTTGCCCCGTATTGGAGAGGTAGTGGCCGGTATGTGGGGGAGCTACGATGAGGTAATGCTGAATGCATTGCTGACTTGGATGGCAGCTGGTGACCGTGAGCGCGCTTTAGTGGTTGGCCTGATACTGCGTGAAAGTCAGAATTCCTTTGTATATGAGTTTCCAGAGTTCCTTCGAAAACTGCTCAATGCAGCTGAGCTGATTGACGACGAGGCACTTGATGCAGTTAGGTCTTCAATCGTAGCCGCCACGAATACTGGTGTTCGTCACGGCACGCCTGGCGAGCCATTTCCTCAAGACGTCAAGCTCGAGAAGCACTGCTTAGAGGTTCTAAGCACGCTTAGCCGTGTAGAGCCAGCTTATGAGCTTTACGACAGCTTGCTTAAAGATGCGCGCTATTCGATGGCACACGAGCGCCGGACTAGCCGCTACCTCGATGAAGAGGATGATTAG
- a CDS encoding LysR family transcriptional regulator, producing MLFDLTDLRLFILIAELNSLTRSAERMNMSLAATSNRIKELETRFGMRLLYRESKGVQLTPAGQTFLSHAQQFMQQVERLKGDMQQYNNGIKGYIRIFANTTAVTEFMPEILGKFLTLHPQVNVALEERLNHDIMRGIQEGTADIGIVAGPVQGEGLEILNFSTDRLVLATALEHPLAGAGKVAFAETLEYEHVGLHEGSTLHHFLNRIVSESGQRLKLRIQVRSFEAMCRMVETNVGIGIVPHSAALRHKQTMQLSLTELTDPWSVRERSMVVQNLDALPLYARDLVEFIKQQTAQVPPVPVEKEAA from the coding sequence ATGCTATTCGACCTGACCGACCTGCGCCTGTTCATTCTGATTGCCGAACTCAACAGCCTCACGCGCAGCGCCGAGCGCATGAACATGTCATTGGCGGCGACCAGCAACCGCATCAAGGAGCTGGAAACACGCTTCGGCATGCGCCTGCTCTATCGCGAGAGCAAAGGCGTACAACTGACACCCGCCGGTCAGACCTTTCTGAGCCATGCGCAGCAATTCATGCAGCAAGTCGAACGCCTCAAAGGCGATATGCAGCAATACAACAATGGCATCAAGGGCTACATCCGCATTTTCGCCAACACTACGGCAGTGACGGAGTTCATGCCCGAAATCCTCGGTAAATTTCTCACACTGCATCCGCAAGTCAACGTCGCGCTGGAAGAACGGCTGAATCACGACATCATGCGCGGCATTCAGGAAGGCACCGCCGACATCGGCATCGTTGCCGGCCCGGTGCAGGGAGAGGGATTGGAGATACTGAATTTTTCCACTGATCGCCTGGTACTCGCGACGGCGCTGGAGCACCCACTCGCAGGTGCCGGCAAGGTCGCTTTCGCGGAAACGCTGGAGTACGAACACGTCGGTCTGCATGAAGGCAGCACGCTTCATCACTTCCTCAACCGCATCGTGTCGGAAAGCGGACAGCGCCTCAAATTGCGCATTCAAGTACGCAGTTTTGAGGCCATGTGCCGTATGGTGGAAACAAATGTCGGTATCGGTATCGTGCCGCACTCAGCCGCGCTGCGCCACAAACAAACCATGCAACTGAGCCTGACGGAATTGACCGATCCGTGGAGCGTGCGCGAGCGCAGCATGGTGGTTCAGAATCTGGACGCCCTGCCCCTGTATGCGCGTGACCTGGTGGAATTCATCAAGCAGCAGACGGCGCAAGTACCGCCGGTGCCGGTGGAAAAGGAAGCAGCCTGA